A region of Dioscorea cayenensis subsp. rotundata cultivar TDr96_F1 chromosome 5, TDr96_F1_v2_PseudoChromosome.rev07_lg8_w22 25.fasta, whole genome shotgun sequence DNA encodes the following proteins:
- the LOC120260462 gene encoding GDSL esterase/lipase At5g45920 isoform X1, protein MRPKLVLFGDSITEGSFMEGGWGATLAHHFSRTADVVLRGYSGYNTRWARLVVERAMDGVGVGDASPKAVTVFFGANDACLPDRAGASQHVPLLEYQDNLRSICSFFKAQWPTTIIVLITPPPIDEDGRLKNPYENNSSGLPDRTNEFAGAYAKACVAIAKESDLPVIDIWSKMQSFPGWEKSFLSDGLHLTALGNRIVFEEVVLKLKEKGISLEAVPIDLPLFTDIDTDNPHKSLCQ, encoded by the exons ATGCGTCCCAAATTGGTGTTGTTCGGAGACTCCATCACGGAGGGGTCCTTCATGGAAGGCGGCTGGGGCGCCACCCTCGCTCACCACTTCTCCCGCACG GCGGATGTGGTGCTGCGAGGGTATAGTGGGTACAACACACGATGGGCACGGCTGGTGGTGGAGAGGGCCATGGATGGAGTCGGCGTCGGAGATGCGTCACCCAAGGCCGTGACGGTGTTCTTTGGCGCCAACGACGCTTGCCTCCCGGACCGCGCTGGTGCCTCTCAGCACGTCCCCCTTCTTGAGTATCAAGACAATCTTCGATCCATTTGCTCCTTTTTCAAG GCTCAATGGCCTACTACCATTATTGTACTCATAACACCACCTCCGATTGATGAAGATGGGCGCTTGAA GAACCCATATGAAAATAACAGTTCAGGTCTGCCTGATAGGACTAATGAGTTTGCTGGTGCTTATGCAAAGGCTTGCGTTGCCATTGCAAAAGAATCTGACCTCCCAGTGATAGACATCTGGTCGAAAATGCAGTCATTTCCTGGTTGGGAGAAATCTTTTCTAAG TGATGGTTTGCACCTTACTGCTCTGGGGAACAGGATTGTCTTTGAGGAAGTGGTGTTGAAGCTAAAAGAGAAAGGCATTAGCCTTGAAGCCGTTCCTATCGATCTACCTCTCTTTACCGATATCGATACTGATAATCCTCACAAGTCTTTGTGCCAATGA
- the LOC120260462 gene encoding GDSL esterase/lipase At5g45920 isoform X2 translates to MRPKLVLFGDSITEGSFMEGGWGATLAHHFSRTADVVLRGYSGYNTRWARLVVERAMDGVGVGDASPKAVTVFFGANDACLPDRAGASQHVPLLEYQDNLRSICSFFKAQWPTTIIVLITPPPIDEDGRLKNPYENNSSGLPDRTNEFAGAYAKACVAIAKESDLPVIDIWSKMQSFPGWEKSFLSIVSYIWIHNSMIQILICNTPIE, encoded by the exons ATGCGTCCCAAATTGGTGTTGTTCGGAGACTCCATCACGGAGGGGTCCTTCATGGAAGGCGGCTGGGGCGCCACCCTCGCTCACCACTTCTCCCGCACG GCGGATGTGGTGCTGCGAGGGTATAGTGGGTACAACACACGATGGGCACGGCTGGTGGTGGAGAGGGCCATGGATGGAGTCGGCGTCGGAGATGCGTCACCCAAGGCCGTGACGGTGTTCTTTGGCGCCAACGACGCTTGCCTCCCGGACCGCGCTGGTGCCTCTCAGCACGTCCCCCTTCTTGAGTATCAAGACAATCTTCGATCCATTTGCTCCTTTTTCAAG GCTCAATGGCCTACTACCATTATTGTACTCATAACACCACCTCCGATTGATGAAGATGGGCGCTTGAA GAACCCATATGAAAATAACAGTTCAGGTCTGCCTGATAGGACTAATGAGTTTGCTGGTGCTTATGCAAAGGCTTGCGTTGCCATTGCAAAAGAATCTGACCTCCCAGTGATAGACATCTGGTCGAAAATGCAGTCATTTCCTGGTTGGGAGAAATCTTTTCTAAG CATAGTATCATATATCTGGATTCACAATTCCATGATTCAAATATTGATATGCAATACTCCCATAGAATAA
- the LOC120261011 gene encoding LOW QUALITY PROTEIN: transcription factor GTE4-like (The sequence of the model RefSeq protein was modified relative to this genomic sequence to represent the inferred CDS: inserted 2 bases in 1 codon), translating to MASGSLVGGGGGGGDGSREKHRWSESKVYTRKTHNKNPKTTIINTSNANNGSNPISSQQTLATADDLNSSLQQPIPPPLPVASSAPSDDDASSLNHGNHRFHPRTVTISVASGSRHEVRELRRRLSAELEQVRALSRKVEAHELRLATVSAPTHTLSQFSASEPCTPAPSKRPPPSSNSEAASLRRHLSVAVPPGENSATDTFEKEKRTPKANQYYRNSDFILGKEKIPLPDSHSHKKAKANSNRKGDGDYGLPNVDKKGLXTQVFKSCSSLLSKLMKHQHGWVFNTPVDVKRLGLHDYHTIIKQPMDLGTIKSRLAKNWYKTPREFAEDVRLTFQNAMTYNPKGQDVHIMAEQLSQLFEERWLAIESEYSYLLHPPPAKKVPRPPPLDVRTLERSDSTVHPMAESKTKPVNHTPQFGRSPALKKPKAKDLHKRDMTFEEKQRLSNNLQNLPPEKLDNIVQIIKKRNSAMSQHDDEIEVDIDSVDVETLWELDRFVTNYKKSLSKNKRKAELASLARAEAGHAGRERIPETLAEPVAVEAPKENKTVVDEKDVSSSSPNGREKKDNVASQSNSSSSSSSGSSSSSSDSDSDSSSGYGSDAAHSPQT from the exons ATGGCTTCTGGGTCTCTAGTTGGTGgcggcggtggtggtggtgatggatCGCGAGAGAAGCACCGGTGGTCGGAGAGCAAGGTTTATACCCGTAAAACTCACAACAAGAACCCTAAGACCACGATTATCAACACCAGCAACGCCAACAATGGCAGTAACCCGATTTCCTCACAgcaaaccctagccactgcTGACGACCTCAACTCGTCTCTCCAGCAACCTATTCCTCCTCCCCTTCCGGTCGCTTCGTCTGCCCCTTCCGACGACGATGCCTCCAGCCTCAACCATGGTAACCACCGGTTCCACCCCCGCACCGTCACCATTAGCGTCGCCTCTGGCTCCCGCCATGAGGTCCGCGAGCTTCGCCGAAGACTCAGTGCCGAGCTCGAGCAGGTTCGCGCACTCTCTCGGAAGGTGGAGGCTCACGAGCTCCGTCTCGCCACCGTGTCTGCCCCCACGCACACACTTTCGCAGTTCTCTGCCAGTGAACCCTGCACTCCTGCCCCTTCTAAACGTCCCCCGCCTTCTTCGAACTCCGAGGCCGCCTCACTCCGCCGCCATCTCTCCGTGGCCGTCCCACCGGGGGAGAACAGTGCCACCGATACCTTTGAGAAGGAGAAGCGCACTCCTAAGGCTAATCAGTATTACCGCAACTCTGATTTCATCCTTGGCAAGGAGAAAATCCCGCTACCTGATTCCCATAGCCACAAGAAGGCCAAAGCTAATTCTAACAGGAAGGGGGATGGGGATTATGGCCTCCCGAATGTGGACAAGAAAGGTCT TACGCAGGTGTTCAAGAGTTGCAGTTCGTTGCTGTCCAAGCTGATGAAGCACCAGCATGGCTGGGTTTTTAACACCCCTGTGGATGTTAAACGGCTTGGGCTTCATGATTACCACACCATCATCAAACAACCAATGGATCTTGGTACTATTAAGAGCCGGCTCGCCAAGAACTGGTACAAGACACCGCGGGAGTTTGCGGAGGATGTGAGGCTGACGTTCCAGAATGCCATGACTTACAATCCCAAGGGGCAGGATGTTCACATTATGGCAGAGCAGCTCTCACAGTTATTTGAGGAGCGATGGCTTGCCATTGAGTCGGAGTATTCCTATCTTCTGCATCCCCCGCCAGCCAAGAAAGTGCCCCGACCTCCTCCTCTTGATGTGAGGACTCTGGAGAGATCGGATTCCACTGTGCATCCTATGGCAGAATCAAAGACGAAACCTGTGAATCATACCCCTCAGTTTGGGCGGTCTCCAGCTTTGAAGAAGCCCAAGGCGAAGGATTTGCATAAGAGGGATATGACATTTGAGGAGAAGCAGAGGTTGAGCAATAATTTGCAGAATTTGCCTCCGGAAAAGCTAGACAACATTGTGCAGATTATCAAGAAGAGAAACTCAGCCATGAGCCAGCATGATGATGAGATTGAAGTAGATATTGATAGCGTAGATGTGGAGACTCTTTGGGAGCTTGATAGATTTGTGACTAATTATAAGAAGAGCCTGAGCAAGAACAAGAGGAAGGCAGAGCTTGCTAGTTTGGCTAGAGCCGAGGCAGGCCATGCTGGCAGGGAAAGGATACCAGAAACT TTGGCAGAGCCTGTTGCCGTGGAAgcaccaaaagaaaataaaacag TTGTAGATGAAAAAGATGTGTCTTCATCATCACCCAATGGTAGGGAAAAGAAGGATAATGTTGCAAGTCAATCAAACAGTTCAAGTAGCTCTAGCAGCGGTTCAAGTTCCTCCTCTAGTG ATTCTGATAGTGATAGTTCCTCAGGATATGGTTCTGATGCAGCACATTCACCACAAACATGA
- the LOC120261102 gene encoding protein trichome birefringence-like 31, which translates to MTTSPASGHHRFQTLVPLALAAILLLGASRLKIESSCSKTSCKHVLQRVFSFTAMHKTKIRNDDGGDDEHIYHDALRNGSCNVFEGAWVLDESNPRPLYTEESCPYLTTQVTCLSNGRPDSLYQKWRWKPHACQLPRFDALKLLESLRNKRLMFIGDSLQRTQWESMVCLVESAIPDSKKSMTKIPPRRIFMAEEYNASIEFYWAPFLVESNADHATKHHVQKRQVKLDSISKHSKNWEGVDVLVFESYVWWMNKPLINATIGSLEMKEYNVTTAYRLALQTLGKWLDSTMNPLTQKAFFMSLSPTHIWSWEWNSGSNGNCFNEATPIQAPYWGIGSSHQIMDAVRDTLQDLKVNVTLLNITQLSEYRKDGHTSVYTERQGKLLTFEQRSQPEIYADCVHWCLPGVPDTWNEILYMYLLYGPSRH; encoded by the exons ATGACAACCTCCCCGGCCTCCGGCCACCACCGTTTTCAAACTCTCGTCCCCCTCGCTTTAGCCGCCATTCTTCTCCTTGGAGCATCACGGTTAAAGATCGAATCCTCGTGCTCGAAAACAAGTTGCAAACATGTCTTGCAGAGAGTGTTCTCCTTCACTGCCATGCACAAGACTAAGATAAGGAATGATGATGGAGGTGATGATGAACATATATATCATGATGCATTGAGGAATGGATCATGCAATGTCTTTGAGGGTGCATGGGTGTTGGATGAATCTAATCCAAGGCCTTTGTATACTGAAGAGAGTTGCCCTTACCTTACTACACAGGTCACTTGCCTTAGCAATGGAAGACCTGATTCTCTCTACCAAAAATGGAGGTGGAAACCCCATGCATGCCAACTTCCAag GTTTGATGCTTTGAAATTGTTGGAGAGTTTGAGGAACAAGAGGTTGATGTTCATAGGGGACTCTCTCCAGAGAACACAATGGGAATCTATGGTTTGTCTTGTTGAATCTGCCATTCCTGATTCTAAGAAATCAATGACCAAGATTCCTCCCAGAAGAATCTTCATGGCAGAG GAATACAATGCTTCAATTGAATTCTATTGGGCTCCTTTTCTTGTGGAATCAAATGCTGATCATGCCACTAAGCATCATGTGCAAAAGAGGCAAGTTAAATTGGACTCAATCTCTAAACATAGTAAGAATTGGGAGGGAGTTGATGTCCTTGTCTTTGAGAGCTATGTATGGTGGATGAACAAGCCTCTCATTAATGCCAC GATTGGATCTCTTGAAATGAAAGAATACAATGTCACAACTGCATACAGGTTGGCACTACAAACATTGGGTAAATGGTTAGACTCAACCATGAATCCTCTCACCCAAAAGGCCTTCTTCATGAGCTTGTCTCCCACTCATATATG GAGTTGGGAATGGAATTCAGGAAGTAATGGTAACTGTTTCAATGAGGCTACTCCAATCCAAGCACCATACTGGGGAATAGGTTCAAGCCATCAGATCATGGATGCAGTAAGAGATACTTTGCAAGATCTGAAGGTTAATGTCACCCTTCTGAACATCACCCAGCTTTCTGAGTACCGGAAAGACGGGCATACGTCGGTCTACACTGAGCGGCAAGGCAAGCTCTTGACATTCGAGCAGAGATCTCAACCGGAAATCTACGCCGATTGCGTCCATTGGTGCCTGCCCGGTGTTCCTGATACATGGAATGAGATACTGTATATGTACTTGTTATACGGACCAAGTAGACATTGA